A window of the Arenibacter algicola genome harbors these coding sequences:
- a CDS encoding TolC family protein has protein sequence MKRLFLILIFTIPLGALAQQTLRLEECFDLVAENYPLAKQTGLLESQAQMDIEVLRTGYLPKLDLNAQATYQSDVTSLPIQIPNVTVETPNKDQYRATLDVNQMIYNGGLINASSKVKEAASKVNQQQLEVNLYGLKSQVNSIYLSVLLLQENQALLQAKEEQLKARLEDVKAGVKYGTVLVSSEKTLEAELLKLMQQFTELRYNKMDLLQRLSLLIGRELSSDVNLESPAVFISETESQRPEIQLFDLQKEQIDFSSKLISKTNLPKINAFAQGGYGNPGLNMLDNSFKTFYMAGLKLNLNIFDWNKTRAEKQSLEINKEIIDTQKETFELNNNLELVKLESEIDKIDALIFTDREIIVLREDILKTAESQLDNGVITASAYITEFTNLYEAKSNLNLHETQLLLHKIQYEITKGSYYNN, from the coding sequence ATGAAAAGACTTTTTTTAATATTAATTTTCACTATACCTCTTGGCGCCTTGGCCCAGCAGACCCTAAGGTTGGAGGAGTGTTTTGACCTTGTTGCCGAGAATTATCCCTTGGCCAAACAAACCGGATTATTGGAAAGCCAGGCACAAATGGATATTGAAGTCTTAAGAACGGGCTATTTGCCCAAACTGGATCTCAACGCCCAAGCCACCTACCAGTCCGATGTAACAAGTTTGCCGATCCAGATACCGAATGTAACGGTGGAAACTCCCAATAAGGACCAATATCGCGCCACCTTAGATGTAAACCAAATGATTTATAACGGGGGGTTGATCAATGCTTCCTCCAAGGTGAAGGAGGCAGCCTCAAAGGTAAACCAACAGCAGTTGGAAGTGAACCTCTACGGATTAAAAAGTCAGGTGAATTCCATCTACTTATCCGTTTTATTGCTTCAGGAAAACCAGGCGTTGCTCCAAGCAAAGGAAGAGCAATTAAAGGCTCGTTTAGAAGATGTTAAGGCCGGGGTAAAATATGGGACTGTGTTGGTATCTTCGGAAAAGACACTGGAAGCGGAACTCTTAAAATTAATGCAACAGTTTACAGAGTTGCGTTACAATAAAATGGACTTGTTGCAACGGCTGTCCTTGCTAATTGGCAGGGAATTATCTTCCGATGTGAATCTTGAAAGTCCAGCAGTTTTCATATCGGAAACGGAATCCCAACGACCAGAAATTCAGCTTTTCGACCTTCAAAAGGAACAGATAGATTTTTCCTCCAAACTAATTTCAAAGACCAATCTCCCAAAAATCAATGCTTTTGCCCAAGGGGGTTATGGCAATCCGGGGCTAAATATGTTGGATAATTCTTTTAAAACCTTCTACATGGCGGGTTTAAAACTGAATCTGAACATTTTTGACTGGAACAAGACCAGGGCCGAGAAACAATCCCTTGAAATAAACAAGGAAATTATAGATACCCAAAAAGAGACCTTTGAACTGAACAACAATTTGGAATTGGTAAAACTCGAGTCTGAAATTGATAAGATCGATGCCTTGATTTTCACCGATAGGGAGATTATAGTATTACGGGAAGATATTTTGAAAACGGCGGAATCCCAATTGGACAACGGTGTAATTACAGCATCGGCCTATATTACCGAATTCACAAATTTATATGAGGCAAAAAGCAATCTAAATCTACACGAAACACAATTGCTATTGCACAAAATTCAATATGAAATTACTAAAGGAAGCTATTACAATAACTGA
- a CDS encoding TetR/AcrR family transcriptional regulator: MKDQSTEENILKAAVSVFEKKGMAGARMQEIADEAKINKAMLHYYYKSKQKLFEAVFRQAFEKFAPHINHVFNSDKSVFEKITEFTDSYISFVMENPYLPNFLIQEINNNPEFADLFFGSEIAPNPLRFKKQIAEEIEMGILKPIDPKQLLLNLFSLTAFSFVGTGLVRGILNLDEKTFKAMMEERKVLIPELLINSIKK; this comes from the coding sequence ATGAAAGATCAAAGCACAGAAGAAAATATACTAAAGGCAGCCGTAAGCGTCTTCGAAAAGAAAGGTATGGCAGGAGCCCGTATGCAGGAGATTGCGGATGAGGCTAAAATTAACAAGGCCATGCTGCACTACTATTACAAGAGTAAGCAAAAATTGTTCGAGGCGGTATTTAGGCAGGCCTTTGAAAAGTTTGCTCCCCATATCAACCACGTTTTTAATTCCGATAAAAGCGTTTTTGAAAAAATAACGGAATTTACAGATAGCTATATTTCCTTTGTTATGGAGAATCCATACCTGCCCAACTTTCTCATTCAGGAAATAAATAACAATCCGGAGTTTGCGGATTTATTTTTTGGCTCCGAAATCGCACCCAACCCTTTGCGCTTTAAGAAGCAGATAGCGGAGGAAATTGAGATGGGAATTTTAAAGCCCATAGACCCTAAACAATTGTTGCTAAACCTTTTTTCCTTGACCGCATTTTCCTTTGTAGGGACTGGCCTGGTCCGTGGAATATTGAACTTGGATGAAAAAACATTTAAAGCCATGATGGAGGAACGTAAGGTTTTGATTCCAGAGCTTTTAATTAATTCGATTAAAAAATAA
- a CDS encoding c-type heme family protein, whose amino-acid sequence MKYLSFLTILLITLVGCKEAKKTESIPVETMLENSSADQAKIHPGKKIIETECYLCHNPKASEVSMIAPPMVAIKKHYIDSTTTKEQFTKAIVGWINDPEEEKSKMPGAINRFGIMPYQPYPEETISLIAEYMYDYEIAQPEWFDEHFQREHGRRMGKGKGMGKGMGKGKGMGNGMGPGSRHRVQTDYGDIGLGYALATKAALGKNLMKAIQEKGTDGAVEFCNLRAIELTDSISVMNNAQIKRVSDKPRNPGNKANKEELGYIATFKEQVAAGIEVDPVVVPGNEEVTVYYPITTNAMCLQCHGKPNEQVKPSTLATLRKLYPEDKAVGYNVNEVRGIWSVVFDKNK is encoded by the coding sequence ATGAAATATCTATCTTTCTTGACAATCCTTCTAATCACCCTGGTTGGCTGTAAGGAGGCTAAAAAAACGGAATCTATACCTGTGGAAACGATGTTAGAAAACTCATCGGCTGATCAAGCAAAGATACATCCAGGTAAAAAGATTATTGAGACAGAGTGCTATTTATGTCATAATCCTAAGGCATCAGAGGTCAGCATGATTGCACCTCCCATGGTGGCTATTAAGAAGCATTATATTGATTCAACAACTACCAAGGAACAATTTACAAAAGCTATTGTAGGTTGGATCAATGATCCAGAGGAGGAAAAATCCAAAATGCCAGGTGCCATAAATCGATTTGGGATAATGCCCTATCAACCCTATCCCGAAGAAACCATAAGTCTTATTGCCGAATATATGTACGACTATGAAATTGCACAACCTGAATGGTTCGATGAACATTTTCAGAGGGAGCATGGTAGAAGAATGGGCAAAGGAAAGGGAATGGGTAAAGGAATGGGCAAAGGTAAAGGTATGGGAAATGGAATGGGCCCAGGTTCCAGACATAGAGTACAAACGGATTATGGGGATATAGGTCTGGGTTATGCCTTGGCTACAAAGGCAGCACTGGGGAAAAACCTAATGAAGGCCATACAGGAAAAAGGTACGGATGGAGCGGTAGAATTTTGTAACCTCAGGGCTATAGAATTAACAGATAGTATTTCTGTGATGAACAATGCCCAGATAAAAAGGGTATCCGATAAGCCAAGAAATCCGGGTAATAAGGCCAACAAGGAAGAACTGGGATATATCGCTACTTTTAAAGAGCAGGTCGCCGCGGGTATCGAAGTAGACCCCGTAGTAGTTCCTGGTAACGAAGAAGTAACGGTATATTATCCTATAACTACAAACGCCATGTGCCTCCAATGCCATGGGAAACCCAACGAACAGGTCAAACCATCTACGCTGGCCACTTTAAGAAAATTATACCCGGAAGATAAGGCGGTTGGCTATAATGTAAATGAGGTCCGTGGAATATGGAGCGTGGTTTTTGATAAAAATAAGTAG
- a CDS encoding heavy-metal-associated domain-containing protein yields MKLALSVQNIKCGGCAKTITTKLSELENISEIMVDVNSGTVSFESNNVTATQRLRDTLKALGYPTVDAKNGLGDKAKSFLSCASGRMMKE; encoded by the coding sequence ATGAAATTAGCGCTCAGTGTTCAAAATATAAAATGTGGGGGTTGCGCTAAAACAATTACCACAAAATTATCGGAATTGGAGAATATCTCGGAGATTATGGTTGATGTAAACTCGGGAACGGTATCTTTTGAATCGAACAACGTTACGGCCACACAAAGGTTAAGGGATACCCTTAAAGCTTTGGGCTATCCTACAGTGGATGCCAAAAATGGCTTGGGAGATAAGGCCAAATCCTTTCTTAGCTGTGCTTCGGGAAGGATGATGAAGGAATAA
- a CDS encoding rhodanese-like domain-containing protein: MSIFSTLFGTSKEKSDKIEILNQADFSAAIAGKKVQLIDVRTPNEYGGGHIKNAVNVDFFNATGFERYCEKLAKDKPVYLYCRSGARSQRAAHKLKGMGFEKVIDLRGGYMSWR, translated from the coding sequence ATGTCTATTTTTAGTACACTTTTCGGAACAAGCAAAGAGAAATCGGATAAAATTGAAATATTGAATCAGGCCGACTTTTCAGCCGCCATAGCGGGTAAAAAAGTACAACTTATAGATGTTCGTACGCCTAATGAATATGGTGGTGGTCATATAAAAAATGCTGTAAATGTTGACTTTTTCAATGCCACAGGCTTTGAAAGATATTGTGAAAAATTGGCCAAGGATAAGCCTGTGTATCTGTATTGTCGTTCTGGTGCAAGGAGTCAGAGAGCGGCGCATAAATTGAAAGGTATGGGATTTGAAAAAGTAATTGACCTGAGGGGTGGCTACATGTCATGGAGATAA
- a CDS encoding formylglycine-generating enzyme family protein, translated as MKFCITLLTFLVHILYVVGQEKPTPPEGMVFVPAGEFIMGSVYGDPDERPQQIASTKAFFIDEYEVSNTEFAKFDPTFKFPPEKKNNAAIVTWSKADAYAKWAGKRLPTEKEWEKAARGIDGRVFPWGDTYDNTYVVWDQKETRGTSIAKPASPYGCYDMAGSVWEWTSDWYKPYPGNTVPMEQYGETYKVMRGGSNFNNHSFIRTSQRYYVLPEKIHVYPVGIRCVKDID; from the coding sequence ATGAAATTTTGTATAACACTTCTCACTTTTTTAGTACATATACTTTATGTAGTAGGGCAAGAAAAGCCTACTCCTCCCGAGGGAATGGTTTTTGTTCCTGCCGGTGAATTCATTATGGGCAGCGTCTATGGCGACCCGGATGAACGGCCTCAGCAAATTGCAAGTACAAAGGCGTTCTTTATAGACGAATATGAAGTTAGCAATACGGAATTTGCCAAATTTGACCCCACTTTTAAATTCCCCCCAGAAAAAAAGAACAATGCAGCAATAGTGACCTGGTCCAAAGCGGACGCCTATGCCAAATGGGCAGGCAAACGTTTGCCTACGGAAAAAGAATGGGAAAAGGCGGCGAGGGGTATAGACGGCCGCGTATTTCCCTGGGGAGATACCTATGACAACACCTACGTTGTTTGGGACCAAAAAGAGACCCGCGGCACTTCCATAGCCAAACCCGCAAGTCCGTATGGTTGCTATGATATGGCCGGGAGTGTGTGGGAATGGACCTCGGACTGGTATAAACCCTACCCTGGCAATACCGTACCCATGGAACAATATGGCGAAACCTACAAAGTAATGCGGGGCGGCTCCAACTTTAACAACCACTCCTTTATTCGTACCTCACAGCGCTATTATGTGTTACCGGAAAAAATACACGTATATCCGGTTGGAATACGATGTGTAAAGGACATAGATTAA
- a CDS encoding alpha-glucuronidase family glycosyl hydrolase: MKRQLKFWLVFIGIGSMLSCEKEQQKTLDLSQANIVISAQIKSPIQETAASILVEEIKKRTDLQLELNNNWDSKTTIALALANEKELFGKKVPARNGENTPEIKKEGYRIFHQKDGDKNTLWVIAADKRGILYGIGKLLRTAKMENGKITLNPNIDFSESPEYALRGHQFGYRNTANSWDAWTVEQFDQHFREQVLFGANSFENIPFQEADSSPHFKVDPQIMEVELSKICEKYDADYWVWTPAPHDLTIKNAHQDGLAEQEAFYAKCPRLDGVFVPGGDPGENHPAQLIPYLNDLSEILHKYHPNAGIWVSLQGFNKEKVEYFFNYLNSDSPDWLKGVVYGPSSPPIDLEREMLPKKYLHRFYPDITHTVRCHYPVDNWDQAYGLTLGREPINPQPLMYTQLFRRDTKHTDGFITYSDGSHDDVNKVLWSQLGWDSKKDPKTIVHEYTQFFFGPKVAEEAAKGIFDLEKNWDGPILENNSIKETLTLWKKLEENNPDLASNWRWQQLIMRAYYDAYIQDRLAYEKRLEAEAYEILAQANTIGADKAMSDALQHIKKADTELVSQDLKEKVFEYGEKLFQSIGAQTSVEKYQARSAERGAILDFIDYPLNNRWWLEDEFKKIDELKSEAEKLARLEFIKNYESPGEGSFYDNISSADAKHVSSKTDDAIDFLWENDGLSRKRLSTQLFQFSPTLEYNDLDPSSNYLIRVSGYGEALLRANGERLKPTKYEKGFEEFKEFPLSKDLIKDGQLKISFDKPDEEHLNWRKQSRVTDVWLIKQ, translated from the coding sequence ATGAAAAGACAACTAAAATTTTGGCTGGTATTTATTGGAATTGGCAGTATGCTGTCTTGCGAAAAAGAGCAGCAGAAAACCTTGGACCTTTCTCAAGCAAACATTGTAATATCGGCCCAGATTAAATCTCCTATCCAAGAAACGGCTGCGAGTATTCTAGTGGAAGAAATTAAAAAACGAACAGATCTTCAACTCGAATTAAACAATAATTGGGATTCCAAAACTACCATTGCCTTGGCCTTGGCCAATGAAAAGGAATTGTTCGGAAAAAAAGTACCGGCCCGTAATGGCGAAAATACCCCCGAAATAAAAAAAGAAGGCTATCGTATTTTCCATCAAAAAGATGGCGACAAAAATACGCTATGGGTTATTGCTGCAGATAAACGGGGCATTCTTTACGGTATAGGTAAACTCTTGCGAACAGCCAAAATGGAAAATGGCAAAATAACGCTAAACCCTAATATTGACTTTTCCGAATCCCCGGAATATGCCCTTCGCGGACATCAGTTCGGTTACAGGAATACAGCCAATTCCTGGGATGCCTGGACCGTGGAGCAGTTTGATCAACATTTTAGGGAACAAGTACTTTTTGGGGCGAATAGTTTTGAAAACATACCTTTTCAGGAAGCCGATTCAAGTCCCCACTTTAAGGTAGATCCCCAGATCATGGAAGTGGAACTAAGCAAAATATGCGAGAAATACGATGCCGATTATTGGGTCTGGACACCAGCTCCCCATGACCTCACCATAAAAAATGCACATCAGGACGGACTTGCGGAGCAAGAGGCATTTTATGCAAAATGCCCAAGATTGGATGGTGTATTTGTTCCTGGCGGAGATCCAGGGGAAAACCATCCTGCCCAGCTAATCCCTTACTTAAACGACCTGTCGGAGATTTTGCACAAATACCATCCAAATGCCGGTATTTGGGTTTCACTTCAAGGGTTTAATAAAGAAAAAGTAGAATATTTTTTTAACTACCTAAATTCCGATAGTCCTGATTGGCTTAAAGGGGTTGTTTATGGCCCCAGTAGTCCGCCTATAGATTTGGAACGGGAAATGTTGCCGAAAAAATATCTGCACCGCTTTTACCCAGATATAACCCATACGGTTAGATGTCATTATCCGGTAGATAATTGGGATCAGGCCTATGGATTGACCCTGGGAAGGGAGCCTATCAATCCCCAACCACTAATGTACACCCAACTTTTTAGGAGGGATACCAAACATACTGATGGCTTTATTACCTATTCCGATGGTTCCCATGACGATGTAAATAAAGTGCTATGGAGCCAATTGGGTTGGGATTCCAAGAAAGATCCCAAAACTATCGTCCATGAATACACACAGTTTTTCTTTGGCCCAAAAGTTGCCGAAGAAGCGGCCAAAGGCATATTTGATTTGGAGAAGAATTGGGACGGTCCTATTTTGGAAAACAATTCCATTAAAGAAACTCTGACATTGTGGAAAAAATTGGAAGAAAACAATCCCGATCTGGCAAGTAATTGGAGGTGGCAACAATTGATTATGCGGGCCTATTACGATGCTTATATTCAAGACCGACTTGCCTACGAAAAAAGGCTGGAGGCCGAAGCGTATGAAATACTGGCCCAGGCCAATACCATTGGGGCCGACAAAGCTATGAGCGATGCCCTACAACATATTAAGAAGGCAGATACCGAATTGGTTTCCCAAGACCTGAAGGAAAAGGTTTTTGAATATGGCGAGAAACTATTTCAATCCATAGGAGCGCAGACCAGCGTGGAAAAATATCAGGCACGTAGTGCAGAAAGAGGGGCCATTTTAGATTTTATAGATTATCCTTTGAACAATAGATGGTGGTTGGAAGACGAATTTAAAAAAATTGACGAATTAAAGTCGGAAGCCGAAAAGCTAGCGCGATTGGAATTTATTAAAAACTATGAATCTCCGGGAGAAGGCAGTTTTTACGACAATATTTCCAGTGCCGATGCCAAACATGTAAGCTCAAAAACCGATGATGCCATAGACTTCCTATGGGAAAACGATGGTTTAAGTAGAAAGCGGCTCTCCACCCAATTATTCCAATTTAGCCCAACCTTGGAATACAACGATCTGGATCCCAGTTCCAATTACTTAATTCGTGTTTCAGGATATGGGGAGGCCCTTTTAAGAGCCAATGGAGAACGCCTAAAACCTACCAAATATGAAAAAGGCTTTGAAGAATTTAAAGAATTTCCGCTTTCCAAGGATTTGATCAAGGACGGCCAACTAAAAATTAGCTTTGACAAACCTGACGAAGAACACCTCAACTGGAGAAAACAATCACGGGTAACCGATGTCTGGCTTATTAAACAATAA
- a CDS encoding dihydrodipicolinate synthase family protein produces MLAQKKLFPLKGIVSVLNTPFTKEDTIDHAALRNNVKEALRAGVAGILVPAMAAEVYKLSHSERLEMLSTVLETAGDRIPVIGGAGEQDLSKSKELLKAYIDLGCKNVLFQIPFVDENQFRNHFMELAALDPEMIMLQDWDATGYGLSDDLICDLFEKVAAFRCLKIETVPAGPKYSRILDLTKGQLNVSGGWAVTQMMEGLQRGVHAFMPTGMHFIYTSIYRMFTEGKTEDAEALFGQIIPVLAFSNQHLDISIHFFKRLLYRQGIYNTPNVRNPILPFDALHKKLADKHIDTIINLENQLMAQRPYKY; encoded by the coding sequence ATGTTGGCCCAAAAAAAACTCTTTCCATTAAAAGGAATTGTTAGCGTGCTCAACACTCCCTTTACCAAGGAGGACACCATTGACCATGCGGCATTAAGAAACAATGTAAAGGAGGCATTAAGAGCCGGGGTTGCCGGTATATTGGTCCCCGCCATGGCTGCAGAAGTATATAAATTATCCCATTCGGAAAGATTGGAAATGCTATCCACGGTTTTGGAAACCGCAGGGGATAGGATTCCGGTTATTGGTGGTGCAGGGGAACAGGATCTATCCAAAAGCAAAGAACTCCTAAAGGCTTATATAGATTTAGGTTGTAAAAATGTGCTATTCCAAATTCCCTTTGTTGATGAGAACCAGTTTAGAAATCATTTTATGGAATTGGCGGCCCTTGATCCGGAAATGATTATGCTACAAGATTGGGATGCTACCGGTTATGGCCTATCGGACGACCTTATATGTGATTTATTCGAAAAAGTGGCAGCCTTCCGATGTTTAAAAATTGAAACCGTACCAGCGGGTCCCAAATATTCAAGAATTTTAGATCTGACCAAGGGACAATTGAACGTTAGTGGGGGCTGGGCCGTTACCCAAATGATGGAAGGGCTACAGAGAGGTGTACATGCGTTTATGCCTACTGGTATGCATTTCATTTACACTTCCATATACCGTATGTTCACAGAAGGTAAAACGGAAGATGCAGAGGCCCTGTTTGGGCAGATAATTCCAGTGTTGGCATTTTCCAATCAGCATTTGGACATTTCCATACATTTTTTTAAACGGCTATTATATCGCCAAGGCATTTATAATACCCCCAATGTTCGTAATCCTATACTTCCCTTTGATGCGCTACATAAAAAATTGGCCGACAAGCATATAGATACAATTATTAATCTTGAAAACCAACTTATGGCCCAAAGGCCCTATAAATACTAA
- a CDS encoding dihydrodipicolinate synthase family protein has product MALKLKGIIPPMVTPLNADGGLDEKGLEKLIEHLITGGVHGIFLLGTNGEAPSLSYELRKELITKACKYIRGRVPVLVGITDTSFSGSLDIAAHSKEAGADAVVVAPPYYLPISQEEMMDYLERLIPQLSLPVMMYNMPSCTKLHLSLETVKKAKELGAIGIKDSSGDMSYFYSLIEAFKETPDFSIIVGTEMFLPETILHGGHGAVAGGANFLPELFVDLYNASVASNFENIKILRDKVAFVNSSIYCVGKNASRITKGIKCALSVMDICEDHMALPLRKFENREREKVKDYLDQFASPQVI; this is encoded by the coding sequence ATGGCATTAAAATTAAAAGGGATTATTCCCCCAATGGTTACCCCTCTTAACGCTGACGGTGGATTGGATGAAAAAGGATTGGAAAAACTTATTGAGCATCTTATTACTGGAGGTGTACATGGCATATTCCTTTTGGGCACCAATGGGGAAGCTCCCAGTCTTAGTTATGAATTACGAAAAGAGCTTATAACAAAGGCTTGTAAATATATCCGTGGAAGGGTTCCCGTATTGGTAGGAATAACCGATACCTCCTTTAGCGGTTCCTTGGACATTGCAGCCCACTCCAAAGAAGCTGGTGCAGATGCAGTGGTTGTTGCCCCTCCTTATTATCTTCCAATATCGCAGGAAGAAATGATGGACTATTTGGAGCGTTTAATTCCACAATTGTCCTTGCCCGTTATGATGTACAATATGCCAAGCTGTACCAAACTACACCTTTCCCTGGAGACCGTAAAAAAAGCTAAGGAATTAGGTGCAATAGGTATTAAGGACAGCTCAGGTGATATGTCCTATTTCTACTCGCTGATTGAAGCTTTTAAGGAGACTCCGGATTTTTCCATTATCGTAGGGACAGAAATGTTTTTACCAGAAACCATACTACATGGTGGTCATGGTGCCGTTGCTGGTGGGGCAAATTTCCTGCCAGAGTTATTTGTTGACCTGTACAACGCTTCCGTGGCAAGTAATTTCGAGAATATAAAAATACTGCGTGATAAGGTGGCTTTTGTTAACAGCAGTATTTATTGTGTGGGCAAGAATGCGTCCAGAATAACCAAGGGCATTAAATGTGCCCTATCTGTAATGGACATCTGCGAGGACCATATGGCCTTACCATTGAGAAAATTTGAAAATAGGGAAAGGGAAAAAGTAAAAGATTATTTAGACCAGTTCGCAAGTCCACAGGTCATATAA
- a CDS encoding Gfo/Idh/MocA family protein translates to MGKKIKWGILGSAHIATEHVIPAMLSCQYGEVYAIASRSTEKAQNIAEQFGIPECYGSYEELLVDKEVDAIYIPLPNHLHVQWAIKALEADKHVLVEKPVGLSSKEAERLLQETKKYPHLKVMEAFMYRHHPQWIKVKELVDQKAIGDIKTIQSSFSFFEDDPNSIVNSKEFGGGSLMDIGCYPISLSRFLFNSEPKSISSVIEYHPNFKVDVLASGILEFETGTSVFFSSTQLADNQQAQIFGTKGNIKFELPFNPPIDRPSKIWVTIGDDCQTIEFETCNQYTIQADLFALAIRNNTPVPTPLEDSVKNMIVIEKLEESNLKKKSVTL, encoded by the coding sequence ATGGGCAAAAAAATAAAATGGGGAATTTTGGGCAGTGCCCATATTGCAACAGAGCACGTAATTCCGGCAATGCTCAGTTGTCAATACGGAGAAGTGTATGCTATTGCCTCCAGAAGTACAGAAAAGGCCCAGAACATAGCTGAGCAATTTGGTATACCCGAATGCTACGGTTCCTATGAGGAATTGCTGGTAGATAAGGAAGTAGATGCCATCTATATTCCATTGCCCAATCATCTACACGTGCAATGGGCCATTAAGGCCTTGGAAGCGGACAAGCACGTTCTGGTTGAAAAACCTGTTGGGCTATCCAGTAAGGAAGCCGAAAGATTGTTGCAGGAAACCAAAAAGTACCCGCACTTAAAGGTTATGGAAGCCTTTATGTACAGACATCACCCCCAATGGATAAAGGTTAAGGAATTAGTGGACCAAAAGGCTATAGGTGATATTAAAACCATTCAATCCTCTTTCTCCTTTTTTGAAGATGACCCCAATAGCATTGTCAACAGCAAGGAGTTCGGGGGCGGAAGTTTAATGGATATTGGCTGCTACCCTATATCCCTCTCCAGGTTTTTGTTCAATTCGGAACCCAAAAGCATATCATCGGTTATTGAATACCATCCCAATTTCAAAGTAGACGTCTTGGCCTCTGGAATACTGGAATTTGAAACCGGTACTTCGGTATTCTTCAGCTCCACACAATTGGCGGACAATCAACAAGCACAAATATTTGGAACCAAGGGAAATATAAAATTTGAACTGCCTTTTAACCCGCCTATAGACAGGCCTTCCAAAATATGGGTCACCATAGGCGATGATTGCCAAACCATTGAATTTGAGACCTGTAATCAATACACCATACAGGCCGATCTTTTTGCCTTGGCAATAAGAAACAATACACCAGTTCCCACTCCTTTGGAAGATTCCGTAAAGAATATGATTGTCATAGAAAAATTGGAGGAAAGTAATTTAAAAAAAAAGAGTGTAACGCTCTAA